DNA sequence from the Pirellulales bacterium genome:
CTCTTGCGTGAGGCGATTGAAGTTTTCGGCTGCTTGGCTCAAGTTGTTATACAACTCGGGATTGTTGATCATCTGTCCCAGCGAGCCTTCGCGGCTGTTCAAAGCGCGGGTAAACCGGTTGGTCTGTGCGAGCAGCGTATCCAAGCGATCCGCGCTACTGGCGAACTTATCTACGATGTCTTCGCCCCGTTCGTCGAGGGCTTTGGTGAAAGTTTGCATGTTCTTGAGGTTATCGTCGGCCAGCGCCACGGCATGTTGAATGCCGGTCATCGCGTCGCGGGTGTCGGTGAGCAACTTCGGCAAATCCGTCAGCGATTGTTTTAAGCTTTGTTTGATCTTGTCGTCGCTGAACACGTCGTCCATGTCGCGTAGCGTCTTTTGGAACAGTTTCATGGTGGTGTCGGTCTCGTCGACAATTCGCGTGATCTTTGTTTCGTTCACTTCGATTAGGCCGTTGATGCTTTTCGCCAGCTTGCCGACTTCGTTGCCCGCATCGGATAGCGACCCGGCGGCCTTGTTCAGGTTTTGCTCCAAGTTGGCAATCGCCTGTAGCGGATCGACCGAGAGGCTGCCGAGCATCAAGTCGCCGGCTTTGATCCGTATTCGTTGCTCCGGTTGTCGCACTCCAGGGACAAATTCCAAGTCGGCGTTGCCGATGAAGCCGGCCTTGATCTGCACCACTTCGTCGGTAAATAGCTCGATGCCGCTGTCGATGGCGGCGGTGATCAGCACATCGTTATCCGGCGCGAATTGCACTTTCGTCACCCGGCCGATGCGAATGCCGCTCTTGCGGATCGGCGTATCGACGGAAACGCCAGGCGCAGAGCGAAATTTGAGATAGATCGTGTACGTTCCGCCGACCAGGCTTCGCACATTGCCGAACAGCAGCAACAGAATGCCAAGCACCAGCACCGTGGCCAGACCCATGACGCCGACTCGGAATTGTGCGATGCGTTCGTCCATGAACGGGGTTCAGGATACAGGGGTTGGCGACTAGGGATGGTTGGGTGATGGATTGGTTGGGCTTTGTTAGCCGCTAAGCGTTCGTAGCGTGCTGCTACGGATCTGTCGCTGCATTTCGCGCAGCCGTTCGCCCGATTCGCCCCGGACAAATTGAGCCACGCGCTTGTCGGCGCTGCGGTCGAGTGCGTCCGGTGCCCCGTCAAAAATGACTTGGGGTTCGTCGGCTCGCAATCGCGAGAGCGGAAACAGCATCATCACGCGGTCGGCTACTTTGCGAACGGTGTTCATGTCGTGGGTCACCACAATGCTCGTTACGCCGTGCAGTTTTCGCGTGGTGAGGATCAATTCATTGATGACATCGCTCATAATCGGATCCAGACCGGTGGTTGGCTCATCGTACAAAATGATTTCGGGGTTGAGCGCCAGCGCTCGCGCCAGCCCGACGCGCTTGCGCATGCCGCCGGAAAGTTCGGCGGGATGCTTCACCGCCGTTTCTGGCAGCAGACCGACTTCGGAGATCTTGTCGGAAACAATTTTCTGAATCTCAGCGACCGGTTTGCGAGTGTGCTCTTTGAGCGGAAACGCCACGTTTTGTGCCACGTTGAGGCTATCGAACAGCGCGGCTCCCTGAAACAAGAAGCCAAACCGAGTCCGCAACTGCGCCAACTCTCGATCGTCCAACTTAGCGATATTCTTGCCGTCGAAACAGATTTCCCCTCGCGTCGGACGAACCAGGCCGATCAGCGACTTGAGCAGCACCGTCTTTCCGCAGCCGCTTTCGCCGATTATCGCCACGGTTTGTCCGCGCGGCACCTGAAAATCGAGTTTTCGCAGCACGACCTGCCGACCGAATTGCACGTCGAGCGAGCGCACTTCGACCAGCGGCGCTGGCTCGATATGGCGCGAAGGTGTCGCAGGATCGGACATGGTCAATTAGACGAGTGTGACTCCATCGGGCCAAAGCGAGTTGTAAATCGCGTCGAGTCCAATATTGAGGAACAGGTCGAGAATCAAGATCAAAACGAATGAATACACAAACGCATTGGTAGCGGCGCGGCCGACGCCTTCGGCCCCAGGATCGCAATGAAAGCCTCGATGGCAACTGACCAAAGCGATGGCCGCCCCAAAGAACAAACTTTTGAAAACACCCGAAAACAAATCCCAATTGGCCACGTAGCGCTGCGAATTCTCCCAATAGTGGTGCGAATCGATCTGCAAAATGTTGATGCTATAAAAGGCCCCGCCCACGACACCCATGAAGTCGGCCATCACGGTCAGGGTTGGAATCAGAAACAAGCAGCCGAGGAAACGCGGCACGACAAGGTAGTACAGCGGATTGGCGCCCATCGACGACAGCGCGTCGATTTGCTCGGTCACGCGCATCGTGCCAAGCTCCGCCGCCATCGCGCTGCCCACGCGGCCTGCCAGCATTGTCGCGGCCAGCACCGGACCTAGTTCGCGCACGAGCGTCATATTGATGACGGCCCCCAGCCGCGATTCCAATCCCATTTGCTTGAACTGCGAATAGCTTTGCACGGCAAGCACCATGCCAATAAAGGTGCCGGTCAGCGCCACCACGGGCAAGCTCAGCACGCCGATCTGGTAAAAGCTCGGCAGCAGCGTGTCCTTTCGCGGCATGCGGATAAACAGCCAGCGAATCGTTTGCCACGAGAACAGCAGAACGTCTCCGAACGTCGATACCCAGCGCACCAACACATCGTGGCCGTCGAGCAGCGCATCCCCGAAGTCGTAAATCAGACCGAACAAGCCGTGCGGCCTGCCGGGCGCTTGCGGCAGCGATGAGGAGGCGTCTGCTGACATCGCGTTTCCATTTCGTTGGTGCGCCAAAGCGTCTAGCGCGATTCATCATCCATGCGCACCGTGCGCGCAGATTGATGCTTGTAATCACATCGACATGCCGATTCTACCGCTTGAGAAAACTGTGCCGATCGCATTGAAATTTCGGATTAGTTAAATTGGGTAAAGATTACGCTTCTTTTATAATTTTTGATAAGTCGAAATTCCTGCCAATCATCGACGGCCATTTCTTGCTATCCGACGTATCCTCAAGGCTTGAAAAAGGATGCGGTCCGAATCGAAATTGCCAGGACAAAATCGTCTCCCAAAGCAACGGCATCTACTTGGAAGTTTGGCAAAAATAGGCGGTATCGGTAATCGAAGTTCACCTTCTCCGCAAGCCCCTCATCGTGGACATTACCCCCACCAATGGAAAAATCGTAAGTCGTTGACATTACACGACTTGCGATGTTCACTTGCTTGTTCATGGGTAGCTTGTCTAGAGTGAAATAGCGGGCTGGAGGCCGACTACTCGTCATCGGGAAGGATGATTTGCCAAGCAACTCGTCGCCACACTTTTTTGGCGGCGAAAAGTTTCACGAGGTGGAAGCATATGGGCCAACATCATCAAGTTTTTTTTGGCAACCGAGTTCGCAACGGCGTCGAGCACCAAAACACCATGGTGCGCGGGGCCCATGCGCGCCGCGGAGCGCGTTCGAGCAAGCGAGTCCGGGGCGTTCCACGGAATCAAGAGCTTCCCTTTGTGCCGCCGGAAGACTGGCACGAGCCGCGTCCAATCCGCCGCGGCTATCGAATCGTCTCCCAGTGGGCCGGCGAAGGTTTTCGCCACGTGCTAACCCCCGATGAGGTTCGCGATCGCTTGGCCCAACTCCCGCGACGGTTCATAGCACCCTTGCAAGTTGTCCAGCTAAGCCGCGTCACCCGAAAAAAGCTCAGCTTTCCCTGCTATGGCATGCAGTGGGGGCCAACGATCTACCTGTACCCGATCGAAGAAAGTCTCGTCGAATCGTACACCGTCCCGCCCAAGCCCAGTCAACAGATTGAAGCCCGCATGTACGGCGGCCGATGGGAGCAGGTTGGCCCGCTTTGGCGCTTGGTCTGGACCGAGCAAGCGATCAAGGATTTTTACCTGAACAACATCCTGATCCACGAACTCGGCCACATCCTCGACAACCGCAACACCAGCTACATCGATCGCGAAAGGTACGCCGAATGGTTTGCGATCGAATACGGCTATAAACCGAGCCGTCGCCGCTTTAAAGCGTAATGCACCCCAGGCGACGTCGCCATAAAAACAAGCAGCGCTCACGACAATTCGGCCATCGAGCGTTTACTTGAAAATCGATTATGGTTTTCGTCCGCCGAGGTTTTTCGATAGGTTCCATTCGTCCGGCGGACGATTTTCTCGGGTGAATTTGGCCGTCGCATT
Encoded proteins:
- a CDS encoding MCE family protein, producing the protein MDERIAQFRVGVMGLATVLVLGILLLLFGNVRSLVGGTYTIYLKFRSAPGVSVDTPIRKSGIRIGRVTKVQFAPDNDVLITAAIDSGIELFTDEVVQIKAGFIGNADLEFVPGVRQPEQRIRIKAGDLMLGSLSVDPLQAIANLEQNLNKAAGSLSDAGNEVGKLAKSINGLIEVNETKITRIVDETDTTMKLFQKTLRDMDDVFSDDKIKQSLKQSLTDLPKLLTDTRDAMTGIQHAVALADDNLKNMQTFTKALDERGEDIVDKFASSADRLDTLLAQTNRFTRALNSREGSLGQMINNPELYNNLSQAAENFNRLTQE
- a CDS encoding ABC transporter permease; its protein translation is MSADASSSLPQAPGRPHGLFGLIYDFGDALLDGHDVLVRWVSTFGDVLLFSWQTIRWLFIRMPRKDTLLPSFYQIGVLSLPVVALTGTFIGMVLAVQSYSQFKQMGLESRLGAVINMTLVRELGPVLAATMLAGRVGSAMAAELGTMRVTEQIDALSSMGANPLYYLVVPRFLGCLFLIPTLTVMADFMGVVGGAFYSINILQIDSHHYWENSQRYVANWDLFSGVFKSLFFGAAIALVSCHRGFHCDPGAEGVGRAATNAFVYSFVLILILDLFLNIGLDAIYNSLWPDGVTLV
- a CDS encoding ABC transporter ATP-binding protein — protein: MSDPATPSRHIEPAPLVEVRSLDVQFGRQVVLRKLDFQVPRGQTVAIIGESGCGKTVLLKSLIGLVRPTRGEICFDGKNIAKLDDRELAQLRTRFGFLFQGAALFDSLNVAQNVAFPLKEHTRKPVAEIQKIVSDKISEVGLLPETAVKHPAELSGGMRKRVGLARALALNPEIILYDEPTTGLDPIMSDVINELILTTRKLHGVTSIVVTHDMNTVRKVADRVMMLFPLSRLRADEPQVIFDGAPDALDRSADKRVAQFVRGESGERLREMQRQIRSSTLRTLSG